actcaggaggctgaagcaaagagtttgaagccagcctgtgctgtACAATGAGattatctcaaaagcaaaagggGTGTGGGAGTAGGCACTGTCAGTCTGTAGAGAGCCTAGCATACAGGAAGTCCTTTGGTTGGTGCCATAAAATTatgtgtgatggtgcatgcctatacTTCTAGCTCTCCAGCCTTTGAGAGCtagaagatcacaagttcaaggtcatcttccatCCCTGCtcagcaagtttgaggtcagcctgggatacgtgagatcctgtctcacaaagaaaatggaggaaCATGACAAGTGCAACATAGTCAGCCTAGACTAACTAGTCTTGCTGGAAATGGATGTGAGGTGTACAGAGAACTCCAGTTTGCAGCAGGATGACAGGAGCAAAACTGTGCACTCagggcttctgcctcccagagaccccagaaGGAGGGAAACCAAGATCCTTTCAGGTACACTGCTTGCCTCAGGGTGTTTCTTGGGGATGAAGCCACCATTCTCTGTCCACAGATTTCTGCATGAACCCCCAGACAGTGCTGCTCCTGAGGGTCATTgctgccttctgcttcctgggcATCCTGTGTagtctctctgcatttcttttggaTGTCTTTGGGCCCAAGCATCCGGCTCTGAAGATTACTCGTCGCTATGCCTTTGCTCACATCCTCACTGGTAAGCCCAGGGTCTATTCACATGGGAGAGGACCAGACCtgaagcatggtggtacatgggACTGCTTCTCTGTGGAAAGCTTGTGTGATAAGCTTTAGCTTTTCAGGGCCTAGGGTGCCTTAGTGTTGGCATCTGTCATTTGTGAGTAATTTGTCCAGTATTAGAGGGAATGTTAGAACTCCACAGGAATCTCATGATTCTCTAAAAATGACAATTTAAGTTCATAGTCATTCAGGGCTTGATGTAATCATGGAATGAGTTGGGCTGTCTTGCCTGGAGTATGCCAGCAGAGTATGCCTGGTGTGCATAGTCagtttctccccacctccttgcCAGGCCTGCTTCCTCTGCTGTGTCCAGCCCCTTTCTTCACCCAGGCCTGGGCTGATGTGGTTGATTTGGCTTTTGATAGTAACTGACTTCAGTCCCAGCTCAATTTCTAAAACTTCACGATCTTGTCTGTTCCTTTTCAGTGCCCAGAACCATCCAGGAGCCTTATTATCTAGttgtattatttcttcttttccttttttggggtCATGGGGTagagctggggattgaacctagggccttgtatATGTTAAGCAAGCTGTCTACCATTGAACAGTAATTCTTAAGATAGACCCTATCTACTCAGGATGGATCAGATAAATGTCCATGGCAAGAGTCATATAGTTCATAGGGTCTCGGCTGGGCAGGTCCTTTGAGACCTGGTGAGAGTTGTGATTAGCTCCTTAGGCATCCTATCTGCTgaccctcttctgtgatgttcctctgtctcccagttcTACAGTGTGCTACCGTCATTGGCTTTTCCTACTGGGCTTCTGAGCTCATCCTGGCCCAGCAGCAACAGCATAAGAAGTACCACGGCTCCCAAGTCTATGTCACCTTTGCTGTTAGCTTCTACCTGGTGGCAGGGGCTGGCGGAGCCTCAATCCTGGCTACTGCAGCCAACCTCCTGCGCCACTATCCAacggaggaagaagaacaagcaCTGGAGCTACTGTCTGAGATGGAGGAGAATGACCCCTACCCAGCAGAGTATGAGGTCATCAACCAATTCCAGCCACCCCCTGCCTACACACCCTAATGCCAGCCAGGGCTCTCTTCCTCAGCAGCCCTTCCCCCAGTGCCACAGCTCCTCTTACACCCAGAGGAGCCACTTCCCCCAGCAGGTCTCACCGGTAGGACCCTGACCATCTTCACCAAACCTCCCCCAGGAAATACTCTACCTTTAGATTTGTCCGAGTGTCCCTGCTCTGCAGAGCCGGGACTCTGATTTCATACAATGTACTCTTTCCCTCCCAGCACCCTCTGCTCCTTTCCTATTCACTAGCTCCTTCCAACCAGGGATGGTCAGATAAGTTTCCTCTCTCTGTGGGCCATGTCTTTGGGACTGGGACTTTCCTTGGGCTGCTGTTGGTAGTGGTCAGTCCCTGAGAGAGGTACCAACAGAGCACAAGGGGAAGGGACTATGCCATGCAAGTTCACTTTGCCAGGCCCAGCATTTGTGCCACTTGTGTATCTCTGGGCTGACCCCCATTCCTTCTAGAGTGCCCCAGGCCCATCCGTCCACATTGTGGATTCTCTGCACTTTAGTCTCCAGGCACTCATATGTGTTCTGGTTTTCTGGAGAGAAGGATTCACTGCTGGGGAGCAATACAACTGTTCTCCTGCCCTCTGGCTTCCTGTGGTTAGAACCAGGCAAGGAAGCAGAACCAGACAAGAGACTGCTCCCATCGAAGACCCCAGTGAAGGGGACTGAGCGCCCTAGCCCCTTCACCTTTTAATGTGAGtggttttgaaaggaaaaaacaaaaccaagcaataGCAGCCATACTCTTTCTAAAATAGGGATAAGGCTGTTGTTGTTCAGAAATGTAGCCCATCCCTTATGGCTCTGCAATATTTTGGACCACAGCACCCTCTGAGCCTATAGTCATGCCTCCCAGTATCCAACAGAATGCAGGCTTTCTGTCCTGGCtccttcttccaggcagctgtggctccctggGGCCTTTCTGTGGAACTAGGGCCACATGGCCCCCACGGGGCTGAGAACTATGGCCTGCTGGCTGGCCAGCGTGGTGCTCCTCAGAACTGTGGCACTGAGATGTAACCTGGCCTCAGTTCAGGGACAGGGGGCCAAGCAGGGCAGGACCCTCCACTCTCCACATAGGTACTCTACCCAGAGGCCCACCAGGTTGGTGTCAGGACCCTGTCAGATGTGCAGGCCTGGCTGTAGCCTTCAAAGTCAATATGGCCCTAGACTGTGTCTTGGGGCTACAGCTTGCTGCATGCCCCTCTTCCATTCTGGAATGTATGCTGGTCTTGTGGTGTGCTACTGGGCTGTTACTGTAGCTATTCTGTTTGCCTTGGGTCcaggtttttttggggggcgggttggttatttttttccctgGAGATCTGGGGCACAAGGTAGGTAAGACCTGAGAGGCCTGCAGCATGGATCCAGGTAGGCAAGCTGTTCTTGTTCAGTTATAAGCATCTCTGGAGTAAGAGTCTAGTGCTAACTGAAGGGAAGATGAATTCTAATCTGCCACCCATAAGACAACAGACATTTTGAACAAGAATGGAGAACAAATGCAGTTGTTGACCTGTGACTACAAGAAGACTGTCAACTCCCCATTCTTTGGCCAGAAAGAGTGGTGAATATGTGGACAAACGCCTATGCAGATGAAGACCAAGTGTGCCCATAAGAAAGCACCTGCTTGGAGTTCCCTGCTGTAATGCCAAAGTGTGCCCCAGTTTGACTCTCCCATTCTCCCAGACCCCTCTCTGAGGCAAGAAAGGCTGCCAGGTGATGCCTGAGCACAAAGTCAAGGAGCTAAATTAAGACTACCTTTCTGTGAAGTTCTGAGCTCATCATTGGCAAGTTGCTGAAGTGTGTAGCCAGTTCTCTTTAACATGGCACCTGAGGGAGCAGGCCAGAAGaccaggcaccagacatgcatgccAAAGTGAATGAGGACTTGACCCTGTGGACCGTTCCTTGTGGTTTGGAACCCACTTTTTACTAGCTTCCTATTCCTGgggcctttcttccttttttccctgcCATTCTGACACTGATAGTTTGTCATATAAACGTccctggttgttttttttttccccccaagggaaaaaattaaaaggcaaaacaaaacccaggaactacaaatgagaacacaaatgccagtggCTGCTTGTCATTTTTGTCACAATTTTCCAGATGTTTGTTCTCTTCCTCCCAGAGAAGCAGAAGGCATTCACTGATGAAGCTTATAATATGGAGCAAAGTTAGGAGGGATTTGGCATGCACCTGCACCACGCACGACATTTTGATCCTTGGGAGCCTCCCACTCCTGACACTTTTCACAGAGGAAGTTCTCAAAGCCCACAGCTAGAAGTAGTAGGTGGCTCTGCTCAAAATCTCAACTACAGACCTTGAGCTGCCTCTCTCTGCATGTCCTGATTAGCTGCAGAAGAGCTGTTTCAGACCTCTACTGGTACTTACTGGGAGAagcctgaaaataaaaatgactctggGAGCAAGACCAGCAGAGCTGTTCTTCCCGGCAGTTTGATGGCTACCCACACTCTTAGTTCACTCATTCTCAACCCATGCACTGGACCCCAAGTGTGTGAAAGCACTTAGGGCTCTCTTTGGGAAGTATTCCATTCCTAGCAGGATGCATGTCTTTCCTGGAAACTGATAATCTTCTCATTATGTGTCCATTCACACATTTCTATGAAGGGTCCATAGGATTATGCACAAAATGAAATTGTGAGCCCCATGAAAGAAATAGGGTGCCTGACAGGACCCTCTCTTCTAGGATTGTCTTTCCTTAGCTCAGGAGACAGACTCAACCACAAGGAAACAGTGAAATGAGTAGTCTCCTGGACACCTTGGGAAAGTCTTATGCTAGAAATGGGAGGCTGGATCTAACTAGAATAATTACCAACATCTTCCAGGTGGGGAGCTGATGGAGCTGGGTTGGTGTGGGAGAGCATTTCAGGGAGGGGCTGTTCCCTTTCAGGGAATGGCAGTAGTGGTCAGGTTGTGGTGTGAAGTGGGACACTGAAGGCCCATCTGATGTTCCTCAGAGCAATGGGAAGCCATGGGAGGGTgctaaaaaagggggggggatccAGTTTTATGGTGATGTGAAGAGGCTACTCATATTAAGTAAAGCACCTGAGAGAGTGAGAATTGGGGGACCCTCAGGCCtggtaggaggagagaatgaTCACAGCCAGGTGCTGGGATAGGGAGCCCAGGAACTCCATCCCTGTCATATGCACTAGAAGATGGGATCAGCCTTGTAGCTCAAGTGTGCCTCAAAAGGGAGCTGTGTTGGGTAAGGAAAGCAAAGAGAGGCCTTTGAAAACACAAAGTGGCTGTTGTACCTGGAAGAAAGGCAGTTCTCTCTAGATGACCCCAAAATCTTTAGCTGGTTTCTCACTCAGAGGTACCTGTGCCCTGGGCCAGGACAGTATGGAATACAAGGTTCTGTGGGGagacaaaaaaaagaactaataaacTTTATAGACTTTGTTTTCAAATAGCTTGTAGTCTTCCTGTGCCTTTCTTATGGGAGTACCATTGTGACTAGCTCAGGCAGAATATACAGAGATGATAACTCCAATCTGGATGAGTCTGCCTGAAGTGAGACAAACTCTTTGGGGATATTAGTTCCTTATGAGCTGTGGGGAAATGCTTGACTTCAATACTGGGAGAGAGGGCTCTTTCCTCAGAAGAGATTCATAGTGGACTGGCTTGTCCATTATACTGAGGGGGAAaacccagccagggctatgcagagaaactctgtctcagaaaaagaaaaaaaaaaagaacttccaaAGAGGCTGTTTCCAGTCCACTCTTTACATGGCTCTCTCAGAGTGCAGAACCTGTAGAAGTCTTCATTTGAACAATCTTGTCCCGACTATCCCTAGAAAATGGCAATCAGCTTCCTGAGAGAACACCCTGTGGCGAGGTAGACCATGCACCCCAAATGTCCATCTGTCCTGCTGCTTTTTTTGGAGATGGCATCTTCTAACCTCACTATTTTTGTTggggttttcttttgtaaaaaccAAACCAGGGTGGTGGGTAGGTTTCTGTGTGAACAATATG
The nucleotide sequence above comes from Mastomys coucha isolate ucsf_1 unplaced genomic scaffold, UCSF_Mcou_1 pScaffold15, whole genome shotgun sequence. Encoded proteins:
- the Tmem127 gene encoding transmembrane protein 127 isoform X1; the protein is MYAPGGAGLPGGRRRRSPGSSALPKQPERSLASALPGALSITALCTALAEPAWLHIHGGTCSRQELGVSDVLGYVNPDLLKDFCMNPQTVLLLRVIAAFCFLGILCSLSAFLLDVFGPKHPALKITRRYAFAHILTVLQCATVIGFSYWASELILAQQQQHKKYHGSQVYVTFAVSFYLVAGAGGASILATAANLLRHYPTEEEEQALELLSEMEENDPYPAEYEVINQFQPPPAYTP
- the Tmem127 gene encoding transmembrane protein 127 isoform X2, which translates into the protein MNPQTVLLLRVIAAFCFLGILCSLSAFLLDVFGPKHPALKITRRYAFAHILTVLQCATVIGFSYWASELILAQQQQHKKYHGSQVYVTFAVSFYLVAGAGGASILATAANLLRHYPTEEEEQALELLSEMEENDPYPAEYEVINQFQPPPAYTP